The following are from one region of the Plutella xylostella chromosome 21, ilPluXylo3.1, whole genome shotgun sequence genome:
- the LOC105393909 gene encoding ribose-phosphate pyrophosphokinase 2, producing the protein MPSTASAKETVVNLPERSILPLTTRMPNIKVFSGSSHPDLAQKIVDRLGIDLGKVVTKKFSNMETCVEIGESVRGEDVYIVQSGSGEINDNLMELFIMINACKIASASRVTAVIPCFPYARQDKKDKSRAPITAKLVANILSVSGADHIITMDLHASQIQGFFDIPVDNLFAEPAVLKWIKENIPDWKTSIVVSPDAGGAKRVTSIADRLNVEFALIHKERKKANEVASMVLVGDVKDRTAILVDDMADTCGTICHAAEKLIEAGAIKVYAILTHGIFSGPAISRINNACLEAVVVTNTIPQERHMKECPKIQCIDVSMMLAEAVRRTHNGESVSYLFSNVPY; encoded by the coding sequence ATGCCATCTACTGCATCGGCTAAAGAAACTGTAGTGAACCTCCCCGAGCGCTCCATACTCCCTCTCACGACCAGGATGCCGAACATCAAGGTGTTCAGCGGGAGCTCCCACCCCGACCTCGCCCAGAAGATCGTGGACCGTCTTGGTATCGATTTAGGCAAAGTGGTAACCAAAAAGTTCAGCAACATGGAAACGTGCGTCGAGATCGGGGAGTCGGTGCGCGGCGAAGACGTGTACATCGTGCAGAGCGGCAGCGGCGAGATCAACGACAACCTGATGGAGCTGTTCATCATGATCAACGCGTGCAAGATCGCGTCGGCCTCGCGCGTCACCGCCGTCATCCCATGCTTCCCCTACGCGCGCCAGGACAAGAAGGACAAGAGCCGCGCGCCCATTACGGCCAAGCTCGTCGCCAACATCCTATCCGTGTCCGGCGCCGACCACATCATCACTATGGATCTGCACGCCTCACAGATACAGGGATTCTTCGACATCCCCGTCGATAACCTGTTTGCTGAGCCCGCAGTGCTCAAATGGATCAAGGAGAACATCCCTGACTGGAAGACCAGTATTGTGGTCTCCCCTGACGCAGGTGGTGCTAAGAGAGTCACCTCCATCGCTGATCGATTGAATGTCGAGTTTGCTCTCATCCACAAAGAGAGGAAAAAGGCAAATGAAGTTGCTTCTATGGTGCTAGTAGGAGATGTGAAGGACCGCACTGCCATTCTCGTTGATGACATGGCTGACACCTGTGGCACTATCTGCCATGCAGCTGAAAAGCTGATAGAAGCTGGGGCTATAAAAGTTTATGCTATACTAACACATGGTATTTTCTCGGGTCCAGCCATTTCGCGCATCAACAATGCGTGCCTGGAGGCTGTAGTTGTAACAAACACTATTCCACAGGAAAGGCACATGAAGGAATGTCCCAAAATCCAGTGTATTGATGTATCCATGATGCTGGCAGAGGCTGTGAGACGCACCCATAACGGTGAATCAGTATCATATCTATTCTCTAATGTTCCATACTAG
- the LOC105393910 gene encoding histone H4 transcription factor has protein sequence MQGMDKQKLLRCADWLEKQNDQEPKKLSLQNKNVNDIQFIIETNAVRKKFLLAAAEDDASVPDGIDEPQVTPKRVPLRKLRKEQLNIECQWQACNWSTDNYDEFQKHVRGHVTDLHVLEDSTKIEYVCLWDVCGHKSKDPSEIVRHINYHAYHARLLAIGFNGRATLKLVCCKKDSNKRNVLPPLPSDHYCMWVGCSEKFDSIQAFFDHVTLHINYAEPLVCSWAGCGATFTRRTILATHARTHTGEKLIACYHCGQRFGCNRKLCDHLRRQNASASAGHICGMCGQPCASAYLLRQHTRSHVSVYACTLCDMTAPTLSSLANHVRYRHLGSRPEVRVHACKHCDYRAITKWDLNKHVKRKHQKKVKKKENGDSASEPEQSDEEEYPEVKKKEKKKYICHMCPEKKNKIFTIGTKLTSHLVKVHGVQWPFGHSRFRYQISEDGMYRLTTTRYESLEVSKKIVDGSAVSGPIITSYEFEIVKKNDATENTPNQIVIGVKGENEPSDDSIKSEGQGVEITMCDVDEHGNIISSEVIQDVLYS, from the exons ATGCAAGGCATGGATAAGCAGAAACTGTTAAGATGCGCAGACTGGCTAGAAAAGCAGAACGACCAGGAGCCTAAAAAGCTATCACTTCAGAATAAGAACGTGAATGACATCCAGTTCATAATAGAAACGAATGCGGTTAGGAAGAAGTTCCTTCTAGCCGCTGCCGAGGACGACGCGTCTGTACCTGATGGTATTGACGAGCCTCAAGTAACACCTAAGAGAGTG CCTCTACGCAAATTACGAAAGGAACAATTAAACATTGAGTGTCAGTGGCAAGCCTGCAACTGGTCCACGGATAACTATGATGAGTTTCAGAAGCATGTCCGTGGCCATGTCACTGATCTTCATGTACTTGAAGATAGTAcaaaaa TTGAATATGTGTGTCTATGGGATGTTTGCGGGCACAAAAGTAAGGATCCCAGTGAGATAGTCCGTCACATCAATTACCATGCCTACCACGCGAGACTCCTGGCCATTGGGTTCAACGGCCGGGCCACATTGAAGCTTGTTTGCTGTAAGAAAGACTCAAACAAAAGGAATGTTTTGCCACCACTTCCGAGTGACCATTATTGCATGTGGGTGGGCTGTTCAGAGAAGTTTGACTCTATACAG GCATTCTTCGACCACGTGACCCTCCACATCAACTACGCTGAACCCCTGGTCTGCTCGTGGGCCGGTTGTGGCGCCACCTTCACCCGACGCACGATACTGGCGACCCACGCGCGCACACACACAGGGGAGAAGCTGATAGCGTGCTACCACTGCGGGCAGCGGTTTGGGTGCAATAGGAAGCTTTGCGATCATTTGAGGAGACAG AACGCCTCAGCCTCCGCCGGCCACATCTGCGGCATGTGCGGCCAGCCCTGCGCCTCCGCCTACTTACTGCGGCAACACACTCGCTCCCACGTCTCAGTCTACGCGTGTACTCTGTGTGACATGACCGCGCCGACGTTGAGTTCACTAGCGAACCATGTGCGGTATAGGCATCTCGGGTCAAGGCCCGAGGTTAGGGTGCATGCGTGCAAGCATTGCGATTATAG GGCAATAACAAAATGGGACCTAAACAAGCACGTGAAACGAAAGCACCAGAAGAAAgtgaaaaagaaagaaaatggcGACAGCGCCAGCGAACCGGAACAATCAGATGAAGAGGAATATCCAGAAGTAAAGAAGAAGGAGAAGAAGAAGTACATCTGTCACATGTGTCCGGAGaagaagaataaaatattcacgATCGGGACGAAACTCACGTCGCATCTGGTCAAGGTGCACGGGGTTCAGTGGCCGTTCGGACATAGCCGGTTTCG GTACCAAATAAGCGAAGATGGGATGTACCGGCTCACCACAACCAGGTACGAGAGTCTAGAAGTTTCCAAAAAGATTGTAGATGGCTCTGCCGTGTCTGGACCAATCATAACCTCGTATGAATTCGAGATTGTCAAGAAAAACGACGCTACGGAAAACACACCGAACCAAATTGTCATAGGAGTAAAGGGCGAGAATGAACCCAGTGACGATAGCATTAAGAGCGAAGGCCAAGGGGTAGAAATTACGATGTGTGATGTAGATGAGCATGGTAATATTATTAGTTCGGAGGTTATTCAGGATGTTTTGTATAGTTAG
- the LOC105393917 gene encoding lysine-specific histone demethylase 1A-like: MDSNRQLMDVIVVGCGASGVAALRRLHDAGLKVLGLEAAERVGGRICTVEYGERRLDIGAAWCHGEKDNIVFELANPLDLLGRPNPDHQWFVRSNGDLVPEDQGKAIQDALSQAVEAAEKNNAKSISECVRDATRTTPSLQQDPHLSTSFAEWFERCNHAGGERGKSLRGLHESWGCEGEFMLNWKGRGYATVLDVLLNKHPDPTQQLPIQILLNKEVTSIKWASQAAAAPLVHVQCRDGSLYAAKSLLVTVSVGVLKERHAKLFNPPLPAEKVNTINNLQMCVLDKIYIEFTKPWWPKFPSSFAVLWRPEDKDKFSKEERWITEIYGFNTVEYQPNLLLAWIYGEGAVEMEKVSEEKVKAGVIKLLKVLFSKEFEVTPVKSILRSKWASNPFARGAYAYRSVANEQHGGNAITLSEPLYYNDQFPILCFGGEATSHHRHGAVHGAIEAGFREADRLIEAFKKGIY, translated from the exons gcaactaATGGACGTGATAGTGGTCGGTTGCGGCGCGTCGGGCGTGGCGGCGCTGCGGCGGCTCCACGACGCCGGGCTCAAGGTGCTCGGTCTGGAGGCGGCTGAGCGGGTCGGAGGCAGGATCTGTACCGTGGAGTATGGGGAGCGACGGCTGGATATTGGCGCTGCTTG GTGTCACGGCGAAAAAGACAACATAGTTTTCGAGCTTGCCAACCCTCTTGACCTACTCGGGCGTCCCAATCCAGACCACCAGTGGTTTGTGCGGTCCAACGGAGACTTGGTCCCTGAAGACCAGGGTAAGGCCATACAAGACGCGTTGAGCCAAGCGGTTGAAGCGGCTGAGAAAAATAACGCGAAGTCTATTTCGGAGTGCGTGCGGGATGC AACAAGGACAACCCCGTCGCTGCAACAAGACCCGCATCTCTCAACCTCCTTCGCCGAGTGGTTCGAGCGGTGCAACCACGCCGGCGGCGAGCGCGGGAAGTCTCTGCGGGGGCTGCACGAGAGTTGGGGCTGTGAGGGAGAGTTCATGCTGAACTGGAAGGGGAGAGGGTATGCCACTGTGTTGGATGTTTTGTTG AACAAACACCCCGACCCCACGCAACAACTGCCTATCCAGATCCTACTGAACAAGGAGGTGACCAGCATCAAGTGGGCCAgccaggcggcggcggcgccactGGTCCACGTCCAGTGCAGGGACGGCAGTCTGTACGCCGCTAAGAGTCTGCTGGTCACTGTGTCGGTCGGGGTTTTGAAGGAGAG ACACGCTAAGTTATTCAACCCGCCACTACCGGCCGAGAAAGTCAACACCATAAACAATCTTCAGATGTGCGTTTTGGACAAAATCTACATCGAATTCACCAAACCCTGGTGGCCAAAATTCCCTTCAAGCTTCGCCGTTTTATGGCGACCGGAAGACAAAGACAAATTCTCTAAAGAAGAGAGATGGATAACAGAAATCTATGGTTTTAACACTGTTGAATACCAGCCGAATCTGCTGTTAGCTTGGATTTATGGAGAGGGGGCTGTAGAAATGGAGAAAGTTAGCGAAGAGAAGGTCAAAGCGGGAGTCATTAAGTTGCTAAAGGTTTTGTTTAGCAAGGAGTTTGAGGTCACACCAGTCAAGTCCATTTTAAG ATCAAAATGGGCGTCCAATCCCTTCGCACGAGGCGCATACGCCTACCGAAGCGTGGCCAACGAACAACATGGTGGCAACGCCATCACATTGAGCGAACCTCTTTACTATAATGACCAATTCCCCATACTCTGCTTCGGAGGCGAAGCGACGTCCCATCACAGGCACGGGGCGGTCCATGGAGCTATTGAAGCGGGTTTTAGAGAGGCTGATAGACTTATTGAGGCGTTTAAAAAAGgaatttattaa